The proteins below come from a single Mya arenaria isolate MELC-2E11 chromosome 8, ASM2691426v1 genomic window:
- the LOC128242903 gene encoding uncharacterized protein LOC128242903: MAANNEKKRNPNFSKEECLLICKLMGEESGHGMSKHAFYKKGYTSRITSETKRKMWETVERSFNVQSTGIHRTVDLLTKKWDNLTQVHRPKFMDYKRQLHLTDLTNAVIDVIGRDGCAMDGIGGSEEFDSTCIQESQSRSDVGLNSQPVYQFVNDYTTYQPVLEADEVPATFHLSRPEASTTSKVFTNSTSCNQCCCQECKAIRQLQKRKLELEVAILAYN; encoded by the exons CGAATAACGAGAAAAAGAGAAATCCAAACTTTTCAAAAGAAGaatgtttgttaatttgcaAGCTGATGGGGGAGGAGAGTGGCCACGGCATGTCAAAACACGCCTTTTATAAGAAAGGCTATACTTCAA GAATCACCTCAGAGACGAAAAGAAAAATGTGGGAGACTGTTGAGAGAAGCTTCAATGTCCAATCTACAGGAATACATAGAACTGTAGACCTTCTAACTAAGAAGTGGGACAACTTGACCCAAGTCCACCGCCCTAAGTTCATGGACTACAAAAGGCAGCTTCATCTGACAG ATTTGACAAATGCTGTCATTGATGTTATTGGCAGGGATGGCTGTGCCATGGATGGAATCGGTGGATCAGAAGAATTTGATTCAACATGTATACAGGAAAG CCAAAGCAGATCAGATGTTGGTCTCAATTCACAGCCTGTATATCAGTTTGTAAATGATTACAC GACATATCAGCCAGTGTTGGAGGCAGATGAGGTTCCTGCCACGTTTCATCTTTCAAGACCTGAGGCTAGCACGACTTCCAAAGTGTTCACAAACTCTACATCATGCAATCAATGTTGCTGTCAGGAGTGTAAAGCAATCAGGCAGctgcaaaaaagaaaattagaaTTAGAAGTGGCTATTTTagcatacaattaa